The Pan paniscus chromosome 1, NHGRI_mPanPan1-v2.0_pri, whole genome shotgun sequence genome has a segment encoding these proteins:
- the IFI6 gene encoding interferon alpha-inducible protein 6 isoform X1 — MRQKAVSLFLCYLLLFTCSGVEAGENAGKKKCSESSDSGSGFWKALTFMAVGGGLAVAGLPALGFTGAGIAANSVAASLMSWSAILNGGGVPAGGLVATLQSLGAGGSSVITGNIGALMGYATHKYLDSEEDEE; from the exons ATGCGGCAGAAGGCGGTATCGCTTTTCTTGTGCTACCTGCTGCTCTTCACTTGCAGCGGGGTGGAGGCAGGTGAGAATGCGG GTAAGAAAAAGTGCTCGGAGAGCTCGGACAGCGGCTCCGGGTTCTGGAAGGCCCTGACCTTCATGGCCGTCGGAGGAG GACTCGCAGTCGCCGGGCTGCCCGCGCTGGGCTTCACCGGCGCCGGCATCGCGGCCAACTCGGTGGCTGCCTCGCTGATGAGCTGGTCTGCGATCCTGAATGGGGGCGGCGTGCCCGCCGGGGGGCTAGTGGCCACGCTGCAGAGCCTCG GGGCTGGTGGCAGCAGCGTCATCACAGGTAATATTGGTGCCCTGATGGGCTACGCCACCCACAAGTATCTCGATAGTGAGGAGGATGAGGAGTAG
- the IFI6 gene encoding interferon alpha-inducible protein 6 isoform X2: MRQKAVSLFLCYLLLFTCSGVEAGKKKCSESSDSGSGFWKALTFMAVGGGLAVAGLPALGFTGAGIAANSVAASLMSWSAILNGGGVPAGGLVATLQSLGAGGSSVITGNIGALMGYATHKYLDSEEDEE; this comes from the exons ATGCGGCAGAAGGCGGTATCGCTTTTCTTGTGCTACCTGCTGCTCTTCACTTGCAGCGGGGTGGAGGCAG GTAAGAAAAAGTGCTCGGAGAGCTCGGACAGCGGCTCCGGGTTCTGGAAGGCCCTGACCTTCATGGCCGTCGGAGGAG GACTCGCAGTCGCCGGGCTGCCCGCGCTGGGCTTCACCGGCGCCGGCATCGCGGCCAACTCGGTGGCTGCCTCGCTGATGAGCTGGTCTGCGATCCTGAATGGGGGCGGCGTGCCCGCCGGGGGGCTAGTGGCCACGCTGCAGAGCCTCG GGGCTGGTGGCAGCAGCGTCATCACAGGTAATATTGGTGCCCTGATGGGCTACGCCACCCACAAGTATCTCGATAGTGAGGAGGATGAGGAGTAG